The proteins below come from a single Comamonas antarctica genomic window:
- the hemC gene encoding hydroxymethylbilane synthase translates to MNTATSPASPIVIATRESRLALWQAEHVQARLQRLGHAVELLGMTTKGDQILDRSLSKVGGKGLFVKELEVALEEGRAHIAVHSLKDVPMELPEGFVLACVMEREDPRDAFVSPHYATLADLPRGATVGTSSLRRQVLLQAQRPDLKIAPLRGNLDTRLRKLDEGHYDAIVLAAAGLKRLGLDERIRCAFETEDMLPAAGQGALGIEVRADRTDLIAALAPLVHQPTWLVVAAERAVSRSMGGSCSMPLAAHGVWHGDELHLQAAWGDLDGQLALVQVDDHAKVATLAEAEALGEAVAAQLRASGARTATAGHS, encoded by the coding sequence ATGAATACCGCTACTTCCCCCGCTTCCCCCATCGTCATTGCCACGCGCGAAAGCCGCCTGGCCCTGTGGCAGGCCGAACATGTGCAGGCCCGGCTGCAGCGCCTGGGCCATGCGGTGGAACTGCTGGGCATGACCACCAAGGGCGACCAGATCCTCGACCGCTCGCTGTCCAAGGTCGGCGGCAAGGGCCTGTTCGTCAAGGAACTCGAAGTCGCGCTCGAGGAAGGCCGCGCCCACATTGCCGTGCATTCGCTCAAGGACGTGCCGATGGAGCTGCCCGAAGGCTTCGTGCTGGCCTGCGTGATGGAGCGCGAGGACCCGCGCGATGCGTTCGTCTCGCCGCACTACGCCACGCTGGCCGACCTGCCCCGGGGCGCGACCGTTGGCACCTCGAGCCTGCGCCGCCAGGTGCTGCTGCAGGCCCAGCGTCCCGACCTGAAGATCGCCCCGCTGCGCGGCAACCTCGACACGCGCCTGCGCAAGCTCGACGAAGGCCATTACGACGCCATCGTGCTGGCCGCCGCGGGCCTCAAGCGCCTGGGTCTGGACGAACGTATCCGCTGCGCGTTCGAGACCGAGGACATGCTGCCTGCAGCCGGCCAGGGCGCTTTGGGCATCGAAGTGCGCGCCGACCGCACCGACCTGATTGCCGCGCTCGCGCCGCTGGTGCATCAACCCACCTGGCTCGTGGTCGCCGCCGAACGCGCGGTGAGCCGCAGCATGGGCGGCAGCTGCTCGATGCCGCTGGCCGCGCATGGCGTGTGGCATGGCGACGAGCTGCATCTGCAGGCGGCCTGGGGCGACCTCGACGGGCAGCTCGCGCTGGTCCAGGTCGACGACCATGCCAAGGTCGCCACGCTGGCCGAGGCCGAGGCGCTGGGCGAGGCCGTGGCGGCGCAGCTGCGCGCGTCGGGCGCGCGCACGGCCACGGCGGGACACTCCTGA
- the ppc gene encoding phosphoenolpyruvate carboxylase: MNQASRKNDEPFAARNGRKTDKDLPLIEDIRLLGRILGDVIREQDGVAAYELVEQIRQLSVAFRRDDDHDADRQLKKLLKSLSADQTVSVIRAFTYFSHLANLAEDRHHIRRRALHERAGNTQEGSIGVALARLRWAGIAPGAIAQTLSESYVAPVLTAHPTEVQRHSILSAERDIAQLLATRDDISERAQLYNSARDTLTPRALEDNEAQLRARVAQLWQTRLLRHTKLTVADEIENALTYYEATFLREIPKLYAELEQELGDLPVASFLRMGQWIGGDRDGNPNVTADSLQLALRRQAEVALRHYLTEVHYLGGELSLSAHLVRLTPEMQALAERSPDTNEHRRDEPYRRALTGMYARLAASLKTLTGGEAARHAVAPQNGYATAEEFLADLQTIDRSLRSHHGGPLAAQRLRPLIRAVQVFGFHLATVDLRQSSDQHESVVAELLATARLEPDYARLSERAKQALLVRLLEDARPLRVVGAQYSAHTEGELAIFETARRMRETYGAEAIRHYIISHTETVSDLLEALLLQKEVGLMRGTLDSDGRSALIVVPLFETIEDLRNAAPIMRAYYQLPGVAALVQRSGAEQDIMLGYSDSNKDGGIFTSNWELYRAEIALVELFDELAASHGIRLRMFHGRGGTVGRGGGPSYQAILAQPPGTVRGQIRLTEQGEVIASKYANPEIGRRNLETLVAATLEATLLQPTKSATPAFLAAAARLSEASMAAYRALVYETPGFTSYFFGSTPIREIAELNIGSRPASRKPSQKIEDLRAIPWGFSWGQCRLTLPGWYGFGAAVQDFLQQPGKDEKAQMALLQRMYRQWPFFRTLLSNMDMVLAKSDLALASRYSELVSDTRVRRRIFDAIEAEWQRTAQALAQITGDAERLAHNAALARSIRHRFPYIDPLHHLQVELVRRWRAGQGDDRVQTGIHISINGIAAGLRNTG, encoded by the coding sequence ATGAACCAAGCTTCGCGCAAGAATGATGAACCGTTTGCCGCCAGGAACGGCCGCAAGACCGACAAGGATCTGCCGCTGATCGAGGACATCCGCCTGCTCGGCCGGATCCTGGGCGACGTGATCCGCGAACAGGACGGCGTCGCGGCCTATGAACTGGTCGAGCAGATCCGCCAGCTGTCGGTGGCCTTTCGCCGCGACGACGACCACGATGCCGACCGCCAGCTGAAGAAGCTGCTCAAGAGCCTGAGCGCCGACCAGACGGTGAGCGTGATCCGCGCCTTCACCTATTTCAGCCACCTCGCCAACCTGGCCGAGGACCGCCACCACATCCGCCGGCGCGCGCTGCACGAGCGCGCCGGCAACACCCAGGAGGGCAGCATCGGCGTGGCGCTCGCGCGCCTGCGCTGGGCCGGCATCGCGCCCGGCGCGATTGCCCAGACGCTGTCCGAGAGCTATGTCGCGCCGGTGCTCACCGCGCACCCGACCGAAGTGCAGCGCCACAGCATTCTGTCGGCCGAGCGCGACATCGCCCAGCTGCTGGCCACGCGCGACGACATCAGCGAGCGCGCCCAGCTCTACAACAGCGCGCGCGACACGCTCACGCCGCGCGCGCTGGAGGACAACGAGGCCCAGCTGCGCGCACGCGTCGCCCAGCTCTGGCAGACGCGGCTGCTGCGCCACACCAAGCTCACCGTGGCCGACGAGATCGAGAACGCGCTGACCTATTACGAGGCCACCTTCCTGCGCGAGATTCCCAAGCTCTATGCCGAACTCGAGCAGGAACTGGGCGATCTGCCGGTGGCCAGCTTCCTGCGCATGGGGCAGTGGATCGGCGGCGACCGCGACGGCAACCCGAACGTCACCGCCGACAGCCTGCAGCTCGCGCTGCGGCGCCAGGCCGAAGTCGCGCTGCGCCACTACCTGACCGAGGTGCATTACCTGGGCGGCGAGTTGTCGCTGTCGGCGCACCTGGTGCGGCTCACGCCCGAGATGCAGGCGCTGGCCGAGCGCTCGCCCGACACCAACGAACACCGGCGCGACGAACCCTACCGGCGCGCGCTGACCGGCATGTACGCGCGCCTGGCCGCGAGCCTCAAGACGCTGACCGGCGGCGAGGCCGCGCGGCATGCGGTGGCGCCACAAAACGGCTACGCCACGGCCGAGGAATTTCTTGCCGACCTGCAGACCATCGACCGCTCGCTGCGCAGCCACCACGGCGGGCCGCTGGCGGCGCAGCGCCTGCGGCCGCTGATCCGCGCGGTGCAGGTGTTTGGTTTCCACCTCGCGACGGTGGACCTGCGCCAGAGCTCCGACCAGCATGAATCGGTGGTTGCCGAGCTGCTCGCCACGGCGCGGCTCGAACCCGACTACGCGCGCCTGTCCGAGCGCGCCAAGCAGGCGCTGCTGGTGCGGCTGCTCGAAGACGCGCGCCCGCTGCGCGTGGTCGGCGCGCAGTATTCGGCGCACACCGAGGGCGAACTGGCGATCTTCGAGACCGCGCGGCGCATGCGCGAAACCTACGGCGCCGAGGCCATACGCCACTACATCATCAGCCACACCGAAACCGTCAGCGACCTGCTCGAAGCGCTGCTGCTGCAAAAGGAGGTGGGCCTGATGCGCGGAACGCTCGACAGCGACGGCCGCTCGGCGCTGATCGTGGTGCCGCTGTTCGAGACCATCGAGGACCTGCGCAATGCCGCGCCCATCATGCGGGCCTACTACCAGCTGCCCGGCGTCGCGGCGCTGGTGCAGCGCTCGGGCGCCGAGCAGGACATCATGCTCGGCTACAGCGACAGCAACAAGGATGGCGGCATCTTCACCAGCAACTGGGAGCTGTACCGCGCCGAGATCGCGCTGGTCGAGCTGTTCGACGAGCTGGCCGCCAGCCACGGCATCCGGCTGCGCATGTTCCACGGCCGCGGCGGCACCGTGGGACGCGGCGGCGGGCCGAGCTACCAGGCGATCCTGGCCCAGCCGCCGGGCACGGTGCGCGGCCAGATCCGCCTGACCGAGCAGGGCGAGGTCATTGCCTCGAAGTACGCCAATCCCGAGATCGGCCGGCGCAACCTCGAGACACTGGTCGCGGCGACGCTCGAAGCCACGCTGCTGCAGCCGACCAAGTCCGCGACGCCGGCGTTTCTCGCCGCCGCGGCGCGCCTGTCCGAAGCCAGCATGGCGGCCTACCGCGCGCTGGTCTACGAGACCCCGGGCTTCACTTCCTATTTCTTCGGCAGCACGCCGATCCGCGAGATCGCCGAACTCAACATCGGCTCGCGCCCGGCCTCGCGCAAGCCCTCGCAGAAGATCGAGGACCTGCGCGCGATTCCCTGGGGCTTCAGCTGGGGCCAGTGCCGGCTCACGCTGCCGGGCTGGTATGGCTTCGGCGCGGCGGTGCAGGACTTCCTGCAGCAGCCGGGCAAGGACGAGAAGGCGCAGATGGCGCTGCTGCAGCGCATGTACCGGCAATGGCCGTTCTTTCGCACGCTGCTGTCGAACATGGACATGGTGCTGGCCAAGAGCGACCTGGCGCTGGCCTCGCGCTACAGCGAGCTGGTCAGCGACACGCGCGTGCGCCGGCGCATCTTCGACGCCATCGAGGCCGAGTGGCAGCGCACCGCGCAGGCATTGGCGCAGATCACCGGCGACGCCGAACGCCTGGCGCACAACGCCGCGCTGGCGCGCTCCATCCGCCACCGCTTTCCGTATATCGATCCGCTGCACCACCTGCAGGTCGAACTGGTGCGGCGCTGGCGCGCGGGGCAGGGCGACGACCGTGTGCAGACCGGCATCCACATCTCCATCAACGGCATTGCCGCGGGTCTGCGTAACACCGGCTGA
- the yccS gene encoding YccS family putative transporter, protein MRAQGAWAYGLRISIALGSVMALCWWQDRLSSVIALFLGIIVSALAETDDSWRGRLRALAATLVCFALVAFGVQALLRQPLGFALALVLFTFVFTLLGAAGERYRAIASACVILALYTAISMAPGAAHVGAAHAGAWSVPVLLLAGAAWYGLLSVGWCALFPHAPVRENLAALFEQLGAYLRLKASLFEPVRAVDLERRRMALAQTNGRVVAQLNTVKESLFNRLGPKPGPAIDGEMLRHMNLYFIAQDIHERASSSHYRYNEWAQLLFHSDVLYRCQRVLGLQGAACTRLAEALRLRQPFMPDAEGARAMEDLRAAIDYLAAQQQPAWQRALRSLRALVRNLSTLDAQLAAAAHPTAGAALADPSLFNRRPRTLAEAWTRIRLQLHPSAPLLRHALRLSLALGAGFVAMQLTDPVHGYWILLTTLFVCLPTYGATLQRVAQRILGTVIGLVAGWALLRLFPGLPEQALITVAAGVLFFITRTRRYVTATAAITLLVLLCFHQTTGDAYALIWPRLLDTVIGAAIAAAAMLLVLPDWQGRRLHLLVAQAIGAHAAYLREIMSQYASGKDDDLDYRLARRNAHNADAALSTALSQLLLEPRAVRRHARVGMQLLLLSHTLLNYLSALGAHRDKLFQGESHPLAVQAAQQAADSLEQMAQALKTRQPVPADDGRAAALGLELEQQIDTLADPFSPLLLVCQQLEPLREACLRLQGEGE, encoded by the coding sequence ATGCGGGCACAAGGGGCCTGGGCCTACGGGCTGCGCATCAGCATTGCGCTGGGATCGGTGATGGCGCTGTGCTGGTGGCAGGATCGCCTGTCCTCGGTGATCGCGCTGTTCCTGGGCATCATCGTGAGCGCGCTGGCCGAGACCGACGACAGCTGGCGCGGCCGCCTGCGCGCGCTGGCCGCGACGCTGGTGTGCTTCGCGCTGGTGGCGTTCGGCGTGCAGGCGCTGCTGCGCCAGCCGCTGGGCTTCGCGCTGGCGCTGGTGCTGTTCACCTTCGTGTTCACGCTGCTGGGCGCGGCCGGCGAGCGCTACCGCGCGATTGCCTCGGCCTGCGTCATCCTCGCGCTCTACACGGCCATCAGCATGGCGCCAGGGGCGGCCCACGTGGGGGCGGCCCACGCCGGCGCCTGGTCCGTGCCGGTGCTGCTGCTCGCGGGAGCGGCCTGGTACGGGCTGCTGTCGGTCGGCTGGTGCGCGCTGTTTCCGCATGCGCCGGTGCGTGAGAACCTGGCCGCGCTGTTCGAGCAGCTGGGCGCCTATCTGCGGCTCAAGGCCAGCCTGTTCGAGCCGGTGCGCGCCGTCGACCTCGAGCGCCGGCGCATGGCGCTGGCGCAGACCAACGGCCGCGTCGTCGCGCAGCTCAACACCGTCAAGGAAAGCCTGTTCAACCGCCTGGGGCCCAAGCCCGGGCCGGCGATCGACGGCGAGATGCTGCGCCACATGAACCTGTACTTCATTGCGCAGGACATCCACGAGCGCGCCAGCTCCTCGCACTACCGCTACAACGAATGGGCGCAGCTGCTGTTCCACAGCGACGTGCTCTACCGCTGCCAGCGCGTGCTGGGCCTGCAGGGCGCAGCCTGCACCCGGCTCGCCGAGGCCTTGCGGCTGCGCCAGCCCTTCATGCCCGACGCCGAAGGCGCGCGCGCGATGGAGGACCTGCGCGCCGCGATCGATTACCTCGCGGCGCAGCAGCAGCCCGCCTGGCAGCGCGCGCTGCGCTCGCTGCGCGCTTTGGTGCGCAACCTGAGCACGCTCGATGCGCAGCTGGCCGCGGCCGCCCACCCGACGGCGGGTGCGGCGCTGGCCGATCCGAGCCTGTTCAACCGCCGCCCGCGCACGCTGGCCGAAGCCTGGACGCGCATCCGCCTGCAGCTGCATCCCAGCGCGCCGCTGCTGCGCCATGCGCTGCGGCTGTCGCTGGCGCTGGGCGCGGGCTTTGTCGCGATGCAGCTCACCGACCCGGTGCATGGCTACTGGATCCTGCTGACCACGCTGTTCGTCTGCCTGCCGACCTATGGCGCGACGCTGCAGCGCGTCGCGCAGCGCATCCTGGGCACGGTGATCGGGCTGGTTGCGGGTTGGGCGCTGCTGCGGCTGTTTCCCGGCCTGCCCGAGCAGGCGCTGATCACCGTGGCCGCGGGCGTGCTGTTCTTCATCACGCGCACCCGGCGCTACGTCACGGCGACGGCGGCTATCACGCTGCTGGTGCTGCTGTGCTTTCACCAGACCACGGGCGACGCCTATGCGCTGATCTGGCCGCGGCTGCTCGATACCGTGATCGGCGCGGCGATTGCCGCCGCCGCGATGCTGCTGGTGCTGCCCGACTGGCAGGGCCGGCGCCTGCACCTGCTGGTCGCGCAGGCCATTGGCGCGCATGCGGCCTACCTGCGGGAAATCATGTCGCAGTACGCGAGCGGCAAGGACGACGACCTCGACTACCGCCTGGCGCGGCGCAATGCGCACAACGCCGATGCCGCGCTGTCGACCGCGCTGTCGCAGCTGCTGCTCGAGCCGCGCGCAGTGCGCCGCCATGCGCGCGTGGGCATGCAGCTGCTGCTTTTGTCGCACACGCTGCTCAACTACCTCTCGGCGCTGGGCGCGCACCGCGACAAGCTGTTCCAGGGCGAAAGCCACCCCCTGGCCGTGCAGGCCGCGCAGCAGGCCGCCGACAGCCTCGAACAAATGGCCCAGGCCCTGAAGACGCGCCAGCCCGTACCCGCCGACGACGGCCGTGCCGCCGCGCTGGGCTTGGAGCTGGAGCAGCAGATCGACACGCTGGCCGATCCCTTCAGCCCGCTGCTGCTGGTGTGCCAGCAGCTCGAGCCGTTGCGGGAGGCGTGTCTGCGCTTGCAGGGGGAGGGGGAGTGA
- the flhC gene encoding flagellar transcriptional regulator FlhC — protein sequence MSAPTKSVLNESKQIERAAMLIEMGARMQVLESETTLSYERLIRLYKEIAGKSPSKGQLPFSTDWFLTWQENIHSSLFLNIYEYLSKGVSLDSAEQLTKAYRLYTEQIETAGLEALLSFTRAWRLVKFVDANMLTRTACSNCKGQFVTEPYENARHYQCGLCNPPARAGKSKNAGALMLH from the coding sequence ATGTCCGCCCCCACCAAAAGCGTCCTCAACGAATCCAAGCAGATCGAACGCGCTGCCATGCTCATTGAAATGGGCGCGCGCATGCAGGTCCTGGAATCCGAAACCACGCTGTCCTACGAGCGCCTGATCCGCCTGTACAAGGAAATCGCCGGCAAGTCGCCGTCCAAGGGCCAGTTGCCGTTCTCGACCGACTGGTTCCTGACCTGGCAGGAAAACATCCACAGTTCGCTGTTCCTGAACATCTACGAATACCTGTCCAAGGGCGTGAGCCTGGACTCCGCCGAACAGCTGACCAAGGCCTACCGCCTCTACACCGAGCAGATTGAAACCGCCGGCCTCGAAGCGCTGCTGTCGTTCACGCGCGCCTGGCGCCTGGTGAAGTTCGTCGACGCCAACATGCTGACGCGCACCGCCTGCTCGAACTGCAAGGGCCAGTTCGTGACCGAACCGTATGAGAACGCGCGCCACTACCAGTGCGGCCTGTGCAATCCGCCAGCCCGCGCGGGCAAGAGCAAGAATGCGGGTGCGCTGATGCTGCACTGA
- the flhD gene encoding flagellar transcriptional regulator FlhD — translation MTNEQLLAEIREANLTYLMLAQTMIRKDKAEAVFRLGLNEEAADILIALSSAQVLKLASRNTLLCSFRVDDELVWSLLTNHSANKIGNEATNTLHANILMASRVSEVL, via the coding sequence ATGACCAACGAACAACTGCTTGCCGAGATCCGCGAAGCCAACCTCACGTACCTCATGCTGGCCCAGACCATGATTCGCAAGGACAAGGCCGAGGCAGTGTTCCGTCTGGGCCTGAACGAAGAAGCCGCCGACATCCTGATCGCGCTGTCTTCGGCCCAGGTGCTCAAGCTCGCATCGCGCAACACGCTGCTGTGCAGCTTCCGCGTCGACGACGAACTGGTCTGGAGCCTGCTGACCAACCACTCGGCCAACAAGATCGGCAACGAAGCCACCAACACGCTGCACGCCAACATCCTGATGGCCAGCCGCGTCTCCGAAGTGCTGTAA
- a CDS encoding sulfurtransferase yields the protein MPKTTYTTLISPEQLAALQASGQPHMVFDCSFDLGQPKLGRQQYEQAHIPGAVFADLDQDLSAKHGMPGSDGSVAVLQADQPASGGRHPLPSRERFSVWLSDIGFSNDMQAVVYDRNGANFCGRLWWMLKWAGHDAVAVLDGGLQAWQAAGQPVNQGAEPSHFQTSFALQPPLRRLVSADTVLSGLGSATQTLIDARAPARYRGEVEPLDPVAGHIPGALNRPFSENLGADGRFKPRELLRAEFEQLLGERAAASVVHQCGSGVSALPNLLAMEVAGLGESALFAGSWSEWCADATRPVARG from the coding sequence ATGCCCAAGACCACCTACACCACCCTGATTTCTCCCGAACAGCTGGCTGCGCTGCAAGCCAGCGGCCAGCCGCACATGGTGTTCGACTGCAGCTTCGACCTGGGCCAGCCCAAGCTGGGGCGCCAGCAATACGAACAGGCGCATATTCCAGGCGCGGTGTTTGCCGATCTCGACCAGGACCTGAGCGCCAAGCATGGCATGCCCGGCAGCGACGGCTCGGTCGCGGTCTTGCAGGCCGACCAGCCCGCGTCGGGCGGGCGCCATCCGCTGCCCAGCCGCGAGCGCTTCTCGGTCTGGCTGTCGGATATCGGCTTTTCCAACGACATGCAGGCCGTGGTCTATGACCGCAATGGCGCCAACTTCTGCGGCCGGCTCTGGTGGATGCTCAAGTGGGCAGGCCACGACGCCGTGGCCGTGCTCGATGGCGGCCTGCAGGCCTGGCAGGCTGCGGGCCAGCCGGTGAACCAGGGGGCCGAGCCCAGCCATTTCCAGACCAGCTTCGCGCTGCAGCCGCCGCTGCGCCGCCTGGTGAGCGCCGACACGGTGCTGAGCGGCCTGGGTTCGGCCACGCAGACGCTGATCGACGCGCGCGCCCCGGCACGCTACCGCGGCGAAGTCGAGCCGCTGGACCCGGTGGCCGGCCATATCCCGGGCGCGCTCAACCGCCCGTTCAGCGAGAACCTGGGCGCCGATGGCCGGTTCAAGCCGCGCGAACTGCTGCGCGCCGAATTCGAGCAGCTGCTGGGCGAGCGCGCGGCTGCCAGCGTCGTCCACCAGTGCGGCAGCGGCGTGAGCGCGCTGCCCAATCTGCTGGCCATGGAAGTCGCGGGATTGGGCGAGAGCGCGCTGTTCGCGGGCAGCTGGAGCGAATGGTGCGCCGACGCCACGCGGCCTGTGGCGCGGGGCTGA
- a CDS encoding DMT family transporter, which yields MQVLWMVLAAFFFATMGVSIKFAAEYFNTAEIIFYRGLISMALLWALASRQGVSLRTAYPGMHAWRSLVGVTSMAAWFYAIAHLPLATAMTLNYMSSLWIAVFMVAGALMAWRPSPATPRPALHMPVIITLLVGFAGVVLMMRPSIGAEQGLAGIVGLMSGMISAMAYMQVVALSRLGEPEQRVVFYFSLGSALAGGVAMLFIGISDFPGWPALWLIPIGIFAAGGQLCMTRAYANATTRRATLVVANLQYSGIAFGGAYSVLVFGDVIPPMGWIGMALIVGSGIAATVLRARN from the coding sequence ATGCAAGTTCTATGGATGGTGCTCGCGGCCTTTTTCTTCGCCACGATGGGCGTGAGCATCAAGTTTGCGGCCGAATACTTCAACACCGCTGAGATCATCTTCTACCGGGGCCTGATCAGCATGGCGCTGCTCTGGGCGCTGGCGAGCCGCCAGGGCGTGTCGCTGCGCACCGCCTACCCGGGCATGCATGCCTGGCGCTCGCTGGTCGGCGTGACCTCGATGGCGGCCTGGTTCTACGCCATTGCCCACCTGCCGCTGGCCACCGCCATGACGCTCAACTACATGAGCAGCCTGTGGATCGCGGTGTTCATGGTGGCCGGCGCGCTGATGGCGTGGCGCCCCTCCCCGGCCACGCCGCGGCCGGCGCTGCACATGCCGGTGATCATCACCTTGCTGGTGGGCTTTGCCGGCGTGGTGCTGATGATGCGCCCGAGCATCGGCGCCGAGCAGGGCCTGGCCGGCATCGTCGGCCTGATGTCGGGAATGATCTCGGCCATGGCCTACATGCAGGTGGTCGCGCTGTCGCGGCTGGGCGAGCCCGAGCAGCGCGTGGTGTTCTACTTCTCCCTGGGCTCGGCGCTGGCCGGCGGCGTGGCGATGCTGTTCATCGGCATCTCGGACTTTCCCGGCTGGCCCGCGCTGTGGCTGATCCCGATCGGCATCTTTGCCGCCGGCGGCCAGCTGTGCATGACGCGCGCCTACGCCAATGCCACCACGCGCCGCGCGACCCTGGTCGTGGCCAACCTGCAGTATTCGGGCATTGCATTTGGCGGCGCCTACAGCGTGCTGGTGTTCGGCGACGTGATTCCGCCCATGGGCTGGATCGGCATGGCGCTGATCGTCGGCAGCGGCATTGCCGCCACCGTGCTCAGGGCTCGCAACTGA
- a CDS encoding aromatic ring-hydroxylating oxygenase subunit alpha yields MSDLSLQLQQAASQLPVSSYFDEALFQRELDTIFKNGPRYVGHQLSVPNPGDYYALPQEGEGRALVRNAQGGIELISNVCRHRQAVMLKGRGSLQGQGKGHAAGNIVCPLHRWTYSPGGELLGAPHFSHDPCLNLNNYRLREWNGLLFEDNGRDIAADLAGMGPRAQLSFDGYVLDHVEMHECNYNWKTFIEVYLEDYHVGPFHPGLGNFVTCDDLQWEFQKEYSVQTVGVAPSFAKPGSDVYKIWHEVLLNYRNGQLPERGAIWLTYYPHIMVEWYPHVLTVSTLHPVSPTKTMNMVEFYYPEEIAAFEREFVDAQKAAYMETCIEDDEIGERMDAGRRALLARGDNEVGPYQSPMEDGMQHFHEWYRNALGPGQPQP; encoded by the coding sequence ATGTCTGATTTAAGTCTTCAACTGCAGCAGGCCGCAAGCCAACTACCAGTTTCAAGCTATTTCGACGAAGCGCTGTTCCAGCGCGAGTTGGATACCATTTTCAAGAACGGCCCGCGCTATGTCGGGCACCAGTTGAGCGTTCCCAACCCCGGCGACTACTACGCCCTGCCCCAGGAGGGCGAGGGCCGCGCGCTGGTGCGCAACGCGCAGGGCGGCATCGAGCTGATCTCCAACGTCTGCCGCCACCGCCAGGCCGTCATGCTCAAGGGCCGCGGCTCGCTGCAGGGCCAGGGCAAGGGCCATGCGGCCGGCAACATCGTCTGCCCGCTGCACCGCTGGACCTACAGCCCCGGCGGCGAACTGCTGGGCGCGCCGCATTTCAGCCACGATCCCTGCCTGAACCTGAACAACTACCGCCTGCGCGAGTGGAACGGCCTGCTGTTCGAGGACAACGGCCGCGACATCGCCGCCGACCTCGCCGGCATGGGCCCGCGCGCGCAGCTGAGCTTCGACGGCTACGTGCTCGACCATGTCGAGATGCACGAGTGCAACTACAACTGGAAAACCTTCATCGAGGTCTATCTCGAGGATTACCACGTCGGCCCGTTCCACCCGGGACTGGGCAACTTCGTGACCTGCGACGACCTGCAGTGGGAATTCCAGAAGGAATACTCGGTGCAGACCGTGGGCGTCGCGCCCTCGTTTGCCAAGCCCGGCTCCGACGTCTACAAGATCTGGCACGAGGTGCTGCTCAACTACCGCAACGGCCAGCTGCCCGAGCGCGGCGCGATCTGGCTCACCTACTACCCGCACATCATGGTCGAGTGGTATCCGCACGTGCTCACCGTGTCGACCCTGCACCCGGTGAGCCCGACCAAGACCATGAACATGGTGGAGTTCTACTACCCCGAGGAAATCGCCGCCTTCGAGCGCGAATTCGTCGATGCGCAGAAGGCCGCCTATATGGAGACCTGCATCGAGGACGACGAGATCGGCGAGCGCATGGACGCCGGCCGGCGCGCGCTGCTGGCGCGCGGCGACAATGAAGTCGGCCCCTACCAGAGTCCGATGGAAGACGGCATGCAGCACTTTCACGAGTGGTACCGCAATGCGCTGGGCCCCGGCCAGCCGCAACCCTGA
- the xseB gene encoding exodeoxyribonuclease VII small subunit, with amino-acid sequence MPKASAATPPLSEPSSYEAALEELEQLIARIESGQLPLDQMLSGYQRAASLLAYCRGQLDAVQDQIQQLDDGALQVWSQE; translated from the coding sequence ATGCCCAAGGCTTCCGCTGCCACTCCCCCCTTGTCCGAGCCCTCGAGTTACGAAGCTGCGCTGGAGGAACTGGAGCAGCTGATCGCACGCATCGAGTCGGGCCAGCTGCCGCTGGACCAGATGCTCAGCGGCTATCAGCGCGCCGCGAGCTTGCTGGCCTACTGCCGTGGCCAGCTCGATGCCGTGCAGGACCAGATCCAGCAGCTCGACGATGGCGCACTCCAGGTCTGGAGCCAGGAATGA